aagccttaaaaattgaagatagaattttaaagataaaatagatgaataataagataataattttttttaacgaTAAGAAACGGCGTAGTacacaattcaatcgattgggtagcacaaccaatcgattgaatttggcaAATCCATATTGTTTTGATGACTAATAGATTGAATTGTGAGACCTCCGGTTGTTTTCAAGCATTCAATCGATTAGGTGTATATGCAATCAATTGAATTATTAAAAGCCCACATTTTAGTCGTCGTCCAATCGATTGGGTAATATGACCAATCGATTGATTTTTGCGAAAACCATGCTGCCTTGTGATAATAACCTATAGtccaatcgattgagttatgGGAAAcctgaaattcaatcgattgttttactaatccaatcgattgatttGGAAAGAAACACGATTTCACAACTTTGGACGAACGTCACGGatcaaatataaattttaatcgATCGGAATGACCAAAAATTTTATTACGATCAGTAGAAGATCTAATTcgttattgtttttgttttttattgttaataaacataatagataaataataaaataataatttataaattaaaaaatagtttttataattaaataaaatatatgaatttaatttataattaaaattaaaaaatgactatttaacagttgttaaaaaaatttaaaaaatatattttattatgagACCATTAAATAATTCAAACGTTGTAAAActatcaaattcaaattcaaatcacattaattcaatttaataaaaactaaattaagtTTTGATTTGAGACTGTCGTATAATATTAAAACACACTTGATTTATTAATGTTATTTACCCCTTAATTATCGTGGTTAATAGAAAAATTACACGCAATTCCAGTGTGAATATGGATAACCATCAAATTTTTGAGATAATGATGTCTCTTCTGTTCTGCCGCGGTATTGACTCTTAAAGAGCATTAGAGCAATGAGCGCCGCCAACTTAGCATTTCCCTCCTCTGCGTTCCGTCGTTGAAGCATAAACAGACCATCACAGCTCAGCTCAACTCACCGCAAATATGAAATATAGGGTTTCGCACAGGTTCCCTGTGCTTCCTCGCCATACTCGATTCCTTAACCACACTCGTTCGTCCTTCACTTCCTTCGCAAAAAGGTTTCAAACTACTCAAACTCGAGCTTCCATCAATGGGGGAAGTGGAAATTCTCAAGGTTAGTTATTGCTTCTTCAACTATCTGAATTTTATTGTGATTTGTTACGAAGTGTAAGCTCCTAAGCTTTGAGCTTATTGCTGTGAGAATGTGCAGGGGATTCTTATCTTGTACCTGGTGCAACAGTAGCTACCATTCTCATGCTTGGTGTTCTCCATGGCCGTAGAATGTATGATGACAAGAAGGTTCACACTTATTCACAAGTTTAGCTTCACTTTTGGATTCTACATTTGTGTTATCTTCTTGCTCGATTAAATACTCCTATTATCTGATTTGTGGATTATGGTTTTCATACCCTTGTGCCAGACTGAAGAGATGCGTGATAAAGGAATTGAGATTGAATTCCAACCTGATGTAAAGGTAAGGTAGAATTTTTCGCTTTCTGGCTGTTGTCCATCTTCCTAGAAAGGGAAAATAAATGTGTATCAAggcatttatttaattttggttaTTTTACATGTGCGCTATGTCATCAATAGGCGACATTTTTGAGATTATTGCCTCTGCGTTCAATTTCTAGATGTTGGGGATTCCTGACAAGCTTGGTAAGAACTCAACTTTTATGCCTTCGGTATCTTAtttcttaattatatatattcaatGAGTTGTGAGCTGTATTTTTACAATTATGTGCACAATTTTGTTTCTGTGCTATTGCTTCTGCTAGTAAGGGTGGGAAGAAACAACTTTCTGAGTAATTACAAgtgtaataaaataaatctttaaaaaaaatacaagaacatAAATTATGTTGCGTGTCTTTTCATAGcctttattgaatttaaatgattTAAGTTCTGCATATTGTAGACAGTCTTGTATATACTGTGTATTATATCATTATATGATCTTTACATATTCAGCAAAATTTTCCAGGAAATCCCAGTGTGGTTAAGGCCACATGTCTATAGAGCTTGGGCTCGGGCATTCCATTCGGGTACaaccattttttttctttttccatttgTCTGAATATTTTTGCTATTCTTGTTATAATATGCTGCTATAGCTATCATGCAATGAAACTGGCACAAATTGTTCTTGATAAACATTTATCTGATAATTAGTGTAAAGATGATCCTAATTCCTGTTGACATGTCAGATTTGGAAGAAGCTGCTTTGCCTCTAGACAAGTATGCCTCTTTAAGGGAATTTTTTGTCCGCACTTTGAAAGAAGGTTCCAGGCCTATTGATGATGATCCGTTATGTCTGGTAACTGGTAACAGCTATTTGAAATTAAAAGTTTTCATTTATACCATTTTGTATTGATACATAATCAATTAGGCCAAATCTATTTTCTTCAGGTTAGTCCTGTGGATGGTACAGTTTTAAGATTTGGGGAGTTAAAGGGATCTGGGGGAATGATTGAACAAGTTAAAGGGTTTTCATACTCGGtattttctcttcttggtgCAAGCCCTTCCCTTCCAACAAAGGCTGATAGTGAGGTGCAAGAGGAGCAGAGCGAATCAATGACAACAACTGAGAAAAGCAAGAAATCATGGTGGAGAATTTCATTCGCTTCTCCAAAGGTCTGGGACCCTACATCATCATGGTAATTTTTTCTTCTGC
This sequence is a window from Arachis stenosperma cultivar V10309 chromosome 10, arast.V10309.gnm1.PFL2, whole genome shotgun sequence. Protein-coding genes within it:
- the LOC130954437 gene encoding phosphatidylserine decarboxylase proenzyme 1, mitochondrial; this encodes MKYRVSHRFPVLPRHTRFLNHTRSSFTSFAKRFQTTQTRASINGGSGNSQGDSYLVPGATVATILMLGVLHGRRMYDDKKTEEMRDKGIEIEFQPDVKATFLRLLPLRSISRCWGFLTSLEIPVWLRPHVYRAWARAFHSDLEEAALPLDKYASLREFFVRTLKEGSRPIDDDPLCLVSPVDGTVLRFGELKGSGGMIEQVKGFSYSVFSLLGASPSLPTKADSEVQEEQSESMTTTEKSKKSWWRISFASPKVWDPTSSCPKRGLFYCVIYLKPGDYHRIHSPADWKILVRRHFSGRLYPLNERATRTIRNLYIENERVVLEGLWQEGFMALAAIGATNIGSIELFIEPELHTNKPKKKLLPSEPPDERVYISESESIGRMLKKGDEFAAFNMGSTVVLVFQAPIPKLVHEDNSSEEFKFCVKPGDRIRVGEALGRWHTS